One genomic window of Salvelinus alpinus chromosome 9, SLU_Salpinus.1, whole genome shotgun sequence includes the following:
- the LOC139530200 gene encoding Golgi apparatus protein 1-like isoform X1: MAACRRVPRLLLLMSILLYVHPIREDKYQINGVAKPPVSVVIPAQNPGGVPAAVNGAPVLAALPLRRRISGWKLAEEGACREDLTRLCPKHSWNNNLAVLECLQDRKEETEIAADCNHLLWNYKLNLTTDPKFESVAVEVCKTTITDIKECAAEERGKGYLVSCLVDHRGNITEYQCNQYIIKMTSIVFSDYRLICGFMDKCREDINTLHCGSISTGEKDVHSQGEVIACLEKGLVKEAEEQPGAHAIGANCKKAIMRVAELSSDDFHLDRYLYFSCREDRERFCENTPAGEGRVYKCLFNHKFEEAMSEKCRDALTTRQKLIAQDYKVSYSLAKACKTDLRKYRCSADTNMPRAREARLSYLLLCLESAVHRGRTVSGECQGEMLDYRRMLMEDFSLSPEIVLHCRGEIEAHCSGLHRKGRTLHCLMRVGRGDLGAIDNLCQKALQTLIQEADPGADYRIDRALNEACESVIQTACKHIRNGDPMILSCLMEHLYTDKMVEDCEHRLLELQYFIARDWKLDPILYKKCQGDASRLCHTHGWNETSEMMPPGAIFSCLYRHAYRTEEQGRRGNAVEQTGKQGYILSRDCKVEVQRILHQRALDVKLDPELQRRCLTDLGKWCSEKAESGQELDCLQDHLEDLVSECKDVVGNLTELESEDIQIETLLMRACEPVIQSYCHEMADNQIDTGDLMECLVQNKHQKEMNDKCAVGVTHFQLVQIKDFRFSYKFKMACKEDVLKLCPNIKKKVDVVLCLSTTVRNDTLQDMKEQRVSVKCRKQLRVEELEMSEDIRLDPELYDSCKQDIGRLCQNVAFGNAQVIECLKENKKQLTQRCHHKVFKLQEVEMMDSELDYQLMRVCKPMIRRFCTEADAKNMLQCLKQNKNSELMDPKCKQMITKRQITQNTDYRLNPVLRKSCKADIPKFCQSILNKATGDSELEGQVISCLKLKYADQRLSPDCEDQIRVILQESALDYRLDPQLQLHCTDEISRLCPEEAAAQEQTGQVEECLKVNLLKIKVEGCKKEVLNILKESKADIFVDPVLHTACALDIKHHCAAIPPGRGRQMSCLMEALQDKRVRLQPECKKRLQDRIDMWSYAAKVAPAEGFSDLAMQVMTSPSKNYILAMIGLGVCVLFLFGLLCGRITKRVMQEQKNR; encoded by the exons GAAACAGAGATTGCTGCTGACTGCAACCAT CTCCTTTGGAACTACAAACTGAACCTGACGACCGACCCCAAGTTTGAGTCTGTGGCTGTGGAGGTGTGCAAGACCACCATCACCGAT ATAAAAGAATGTGCagcggaggagagagggaagggctACCTGGTGTCCTGCCTGGTGGATCACCGCGGTAACATCACAGAGTACCAGTGCAACCAGTACATCATCAAGATGACCAGCATTGTGTTCAGTGACTACCGCCTCATCTGTGGCTTCATGGACAAATGTCGCGAGGATATCAACACCCTGCACTGTGGCAGCATCTCCACCGGCGAGAAG GACGTGCACTCCCAAGGCGAGGTGATAGCGTGCCTGGAGAAGGGTCTGGTCAAGGAGGCAGAGGAGCAGCCCGGGGCCCACGCCATCGGGGCCAACTGTAAGAAGGCCATCATGCGCGTGGCCGAACTTTCCTCAGACGACTTCCACCTGGACCGATACCTATACTTCTCCTGCCGGGAGGACCGTGAGCGCTTCTGTGAAAAC ACTCCAGCTGGAGAGGGCAGAGTTTACAAGTGTCTCTTCAACCACAAATTTGAGGAGGCCATGTCTGAAAAG TGCAGAGATGCTCTGACCACTCGTCAGAAGCTGATTGCCCAGGACTACAAGGTGAGCTACTCCCTGGCCAAGGCCTGCAAGACGGACCTGAGGAAGTACCGCTGCAGCGCGGACACCAACATGCCCCGTGCCCGCGAGGCCCGCCTCTCCTACCTGCTACTCTGTCTGGAGTCTGCCGTACACAGAG gtcGTACGGTGAGCGGTGAATGTCAGGGGGAGATGTTGGACTACAGGAGGATGTTGATGGAGGACTTCTCTCTGAGCCCAGAGATTGTGCTGCATTGCCGTGGGGAGATCGAGGCCCACTGCTCCGGACTCCACCGCAAGGGACGCACCCTGCACTGTTTGATGAGGGTAGGCCGAGGAGACCTGGGCGCCATCGACAACCTCTGCCAGAAAGCT ctccagACTTTGATCCAGGAGGCAGACCCTGGGGCAGACTACCGTATCGACCGGGCCCTAAACGAGGCCTGTGAGTCTGTCATCCAGACAGCCTGCAAACACATCCGCAACGGAGACCCGAT GATCCTGTCGTGTCTGATGGAGCACCTGTACACAGACAAGATGGTGGAGGACTGTGAACACAGGCTGCTGGAGCTGCAGTACTTCATAGCACGGGACTGGAA ATTGGACCCCATCTTGTATAAGAAGTGCCAGGGCGACGCCTCCCGCCTGTGTCACACCCACGGCTGGAACGAGACCAGCGAGATGATGCCACCCGGCGCCATCTTCTCCTGTCTGTACCGCCACGCGTACCGGACAGAGGAGCAGGGACGGCGG GGGAATGCAGTGGAACAAACAGGAAAACAAGGTTACATT CTGTCTCGGGACTGTAAAGTGGAGGTGCAGCGTATCCTCCACCAGAGGGCGCTGGATGTGAAGCTGGACCCGGAGCTGCAGAGGCGCTGTTTGACCGACCTGGGGAAGTGGTGCAGTGAGAAGGCAGAGTCTGGACAG GAGCTGGACTGTCTACAGGACCACCTAGAAGACCTGGTGTCAGAGTGCAAAGATGTGGTGGGCAACCTGACTGAACTGGAGTCTGAG GACATTCAGATTGAGACACTGCTGATGCGAGCCTGTGAGCCAGTCATCCAGTCCTACTGTCAC gagaTGGCAGATAACCAGATCGACACAGGGGATCTGATGGAGTGTCTGGTGCAGAACAAACACCAGAAGGAGATGAACGACAAGTGTGCCGTGGGCGTCACACACTTCCAGCTG GTCCAGATTAAAGACTTCCGTTTTTCCTACAAGTTTAAGATGGCCTGCAAAGAGGACGTGCTCAAGCTCTGCCCCAACATCAAGAAGAA GGTGGATGTAGTGCTCTGTCTGAGCACCACGGTGAGGAACGACACTCTGCAGGACATGAAGGAGCAGCGCGTGTCTGTCAAGTGTCGTAAGCAGCTGAGGGTGGAGGAGCTGGAGATGTCTGAGGATATCCGTCTGGATCCTGAGCTCTACGACTCCTGTAAGCAGGACATCGGGCGGCTGTGCCAGAACGTGGCCTTTGGAAACGCACAG GTGATCGAGTGTCTGAAGGAGAACAAGAAGCAGCTGACCCAACGCTGTCACCACAAGGTGTTTAAGCTGCAGGAGGTAGAGATGATGGACTCAGAGCTCGACTACCAACTCATGAGGGTGTGCAAGCCGATGATCCGG CGGTTCTGCACTGAGGCTGATGCCAAGAACATGCTGCAGTGCCTGAAGCAGAACAAGAACAGCGAGCTGATGGACCCCAAGTGTAAACAGATGATCACCAAGAGACAGATCACACAGAACACGG ACTACAGGTTGAACCCGGTGCTGAGGAAGTCGTGTAAGGCTGACATCCCGAAGTTCTGCCAGAGCATCCTGAACAAGGCTACAGGGGACAGCGAGCTAGAGGGACAGGTCATCTCCTGTCTCAAACTCAAATACGCCGACCAG CGTCTGTCGCCTGACTGTGAGGATCAGATTAGGGTTATCCTGCAGGAGTCAGCTCTGGACTACAGACTGGACCCTCAGCTGCAGCTGCACTGCACTGACGAG ATCTCTCGGCTGTGTCCAGAGGAGGCTGCGGCCCAGGAACAGACGGGTCAAGTAGAGGAGTGTCTCAAAGTCAACCTGCTCAAGATCAAAGTGGAGGGCTGCAAGAAG GAGGTGTTGAACATACTGAAGGAGAGTAAGGCAGACATCTTTGTGGACCCTGTCCTCCACACAGCCTGTGCTCTGGACATCAAACATCACTGTGCTGCCATCCCACCAGGACGAGGACGCC AGATGTCCTGTCTGATGGAGGCTCTGCAGGACAAGAGGGTGCGTCTGCAGCCAGAGTGTAAGAAGAGACTGCAGGACCGTATCGACATGTGGAGCTACGCTGCCAAG GTGGCCCCGGCCGAAGGATTCTCAGACCTGGCCATGCAGGTGATGACCTCACCCTCCAAGAACTACATCCTGGCTATGATTGGCCTGGGCGTGTGCGTTCTCTTCCTGTTCGGCCTGCTGTGCGGCCGCATCACCAAGCGAGTAATGCAGGAGCAGAAGAACAGGTAG
- the LOC139530200 gene encoding Golgi apparatus protein 1-like isoform X2, translating into MAACRRVPRLLLLMSILLYVHPIREDKYQINGVAKPPVSVVIPAQNPGGVPAAVNGAPVLAALPLRRRISGWKLAEEGACREDLTRLCPKHSWNNNLAVLECLQDRKEETEIAADCNHLLWNYKLNLTTDPKFESVAVEVCKTTITDIKECAAEERGKGYLVSCLVDHRGNITEYQCNQYIIKMTSIVFSDYRLICGFMDKCREDINTLHCGSISTGEKDVHSQGEVIACLEKGLVKEAEEQPGAHAIGANCKKAIMRVAELSSDDFHLDRYLYFSCREDRERFCENTPAGEGRVYKCLFNHKFEEAMSEKCRDALTTRQKLIAQDYKVSYSLAKACKTDLRKYRCSADTNMPRAREARLSYLLLCLESAVHRGRTVSGECQGEMLDYRRMLMEDFSLSPEIVLHCRGEIEAHCSGLHRKGRTLHCLMRVGRGDLGAIDNLCQKALQTLIQEADPGADYRIDRALNEACESVIQTACKHIRNGDPMILSCLMEHLYTDKMVEDCEHRLLELQYFIARDWKLDPILYKKCQGDASRLCHTHGWNETSEMMPPGAIFSCLYRHAYRTEEQGRRLSRDCKVEVQRILHQRALDVKLDPELQRRCLTDLGKWCSEKAESGQELDCLQDHLEDLVSECKDVVGNLTELESEDIQIETLLMRACEPVIQSYCHEMADNQIDTGDLMECLVQNKHQKEMNDKCAVGVTHFQLVQIKDFRFSYKFKMACKEDVLKLCPNIKKKVDVVLCLSTTVRNDTLQDMKEQRVSVKCRKQLRVEELEMSEDIRLDPELYDSCKQDIGRLCQNVAFGNAQVIECLKENKKQLTQRCHHKVFKLQEVEMMDSELDYQLMRVCKPMIRRFCTEADAKNMLQCLKQNKNSELMDPKCKQMITKRQITQNTDYRLNPVLRKSCKADIPKFCQSILNKATGDSELEGQVISCLKLKYADQRLSPDCEDQIRVILQESALDYRLDPQLQLHCTDEISRLCPEEAAAQEQTGQVEECLKVNLLKIKVEGCKKEVLNILKESKADIFVDPVLHTACALDIKHHCAAIPPGRGRQMSCLMEALQDKRVRLQPECKKRLQDRIDMWSYAAKVAPAEGFSDLAMQVMTSPSKNYILAMIGLGVCVLFLFGLLCGRITKRVMQEQKNR; encoded by the exons GAAACAGAGATTGCTGCTGACTGCAACCAT CTCCTTTGGAACTACAAACTGAACCTGACGACCGACCCCAAGTTTGAGTCTGTGGCTGTGGAGGTGTGCAAGACCACCATCACCGAT ATAAAAGAATGTGCagcggaggagagagggaagggctACCTGGTGTCCTGCCTGGTGGATCACCGCGGTAACATCACAGAGTACCAGTGCAACCAGTACATCATCAAGATGACCAGCATTGTGTTCAGTGACTACCGCCTCATCTGTGGCTTCATGGACAAATGTCGCGAGGATATCAACACCCTGCACTGTGGCAGCATCTCCACCGGCGAGAAG GACGTGCACTCCCAAGGCGAGGTGATAGCGTGCCTGGAGAAGGGTCTGGTCAAGGAGGCAGAGGAGCAGCCCGGGGCCCACGCCATCGGGGCCAACTGTAAGAAGGCCATCATGCGCGTGGCCGAACTTTCCTCAGACGACTTCCACCTGGACCGATACCTATACTTCTCCTGCCGGGAGGACCGTGAGCGCTTCTGTGAAAAC ACTCCAGCTGGAGAGGGCAGAGTTTACAAGTGTCTCTTCAACCACAAATTTGAGGAGGCCATGTCTGAAAAG TGCAGAGATGCTCTGACCACTCGTCAGAAGCTGATTGCCCAGGACTACAAGGTGAGCTACTCCCTGGCCAAGGCCTGCAAGACGGACCTGAGGAAGTACCGCTGCAGCGCGGACACCAACATGCCCCGTGCCCGCGAGGCCCGCCTCTCCTACCTGCTACTCTGTCTGGAGTCTGCCGTACACAGAG gtcGTACGGTGAGCGGTGAATGTCAGGGGGAGATGTTGGACTACAGGAGGATGTTGATGGAGGACTTCTCTCTGAGCCCAGAGATTGTGCTGCATTGCCGTGGGGAGATCGAGGCCCACTGCTCCGGACTCCACCGCAAGGGACGCACCCTGCACTGTTTGATGAGGGTAGGCCGAGGAGACCTGGGCGCCATCGACAACCTCTGCCAGAAAGCT ctccagACTTTGATCCAGGAGGCAGACCCTGGGGCAGACTACCGTATCGACCGGGCCCTAAACGAGGCCTGTGAGTCTGTCATCCAGACAGCCTGCAAACACATCCGCAACGGAGACCCGAT GATCCTGTCGTGTCTGATGGAGCACCTGTACACAGACAAGATGGTGGAGGACTGTGAACACAGGCTGCTGGAGCTGCAGTACTTCATAGCACGGGACTGGAA ATTGGACCCCATCTTGTATAAGAAGTGCCAGGGCGACGCCTCCCGCCTGTGTCACACCCACGGCTGGAACGAGACCAGCGAGATGATGCCACCCGGCGCCATCTTCTCCTGTCTGTACCGCCACGCGTACCGGACAGAGGAGCAGGGACGGCGG CTGTCTCGGGACTGTAAAGTGGAGGTGCAGCGTATCCTCCACCAGAGGGCGCTGGATGTGAAGCTGGACCCGGAGCTGCAGAGGCGCTGTTTGACCGACCTGGGGAAGTGGTGCAGTGAGAAGGCAGAGTCTGGACAG GAGCTGGACTGTCTACAGGACCACCTAGAAGACCTGGTGTCAGAGTGCAAAGATGTGGTGGGCAACCTGACTGAACTGGAGTCTGAG GACATTCAGATTGAGACACTGCTGATGCGAGCCTGTGAGCCAGTCATCCAGTCCTACTGTCAC gagaTGGCAGATAACCAGATCGACACAGGGGATCTGATGGAGTGTCTGGTGCAGAACAAACACCAGAAGGAGATGAACGACAAGTGTGCCGTGGGCGTCACACACTTCCAGCTG GTCCAGATTAAAGACTTCCGTTTTTCCTACAAGTTTAAGATGGCCTGCAAAGAGGACGTGCTCAAGCTCTGCCCCAACATCAAGAAGAA GGTGGATGTAGTGCTCTGTCTGAGCACCACGGTGAGGAACGACACTCTGCAGGACATGAAGGAGCAGCGCGTGTCTGTCAAGTGTCGTAAGCAGCTGAGGGTGGAGGAGCTGGAGATGTCTGAGGATATCCGTCTGGATCCTGAGCTCTACGACTCCTGTAAGCAGGACATCGGGCGGCTGTGCCAGAACGTGGCCTTTGGAAACGCACAG GTGATCGAGTGTCTGAAGGAGAACAAGAAGCAGCTGACCCAACGCTGTCACCACAAGGTGTTTAAGCTGCAGGAGGTAGAGATGATGGACTCAGAGCTCGACTACCAACTCATGAGGGTGTGCAAGCCGATGATCCGG CGGTTCTGCACTGAGGCTGATGCCAAGAACATGCTGCAGTGCCTGAAGCAGAACAAGAACAGCGAGCTGATGGACCCCAAGTGTAAACAGATGATCACCAAGAGACAGATCACACAGAACACGG ACTACAGGTTGAACCCGGTGCTGAGGAAGTCGTGTAAGGCTGACATCCCGAAGTTCTGCCAGAGCATCCTGAACAAGGCTACAGGGGACAGCGAGCTAGAGGGACAGGTCATCTCCTGTCTCAAACTCAAATACGCCGACCAG CGTCTGTCGCCTGACTGTGAGGATCAGATTAGGGTTATCCTGCAGGAGTCAGCTCTGGACTACAGACTGGACCCTCAGCTGCAGCTGCACTGCACTGACGAG ATCTCTCGGCTGTGTCCAGAGGAGGCTGCGGCCCAGGAACAGACGGGTCAAGTAGAGGAGTGTCTCAAAGTCAACCTGCTCAAGATCAAAGTGGAGGGCTGCAAGAAG GAGGTGTTGAACATACTGAAGGAGAGTAAGGCAGACATCTTTGTGGACCCTGTCCTCCACACAGCCTGTGCTCTGGACATCAAACATCACTGTGCTGCCATCCCACCAGGACGAGGACGCC AGATGTCCTGTCTGATGGAGGCTCTGCAGGACAAGAGGGTGCGTCTGCAGCCAGAGTGTAAGAAGAGACTGCAGGACCGTATCGACATGTGGAGCTACGCTGCCAAG GTGGCCCCGGCCGAAGGATTCTCAGACCTGGCCATGCAGGTGATGACCTCACCCTCCAAGAACTACATCCTGGCTATGATTGGCCTGGGCGTGTGCGTTCTCTTCCTGTTCGGCCTGCTGTGCGGCCGCATCACCAAGCGAGTAATGCAGGAGCAGAAGAACAGGTAG